The Bombus pyrosoma isolate SC7728 linkage group LG3, ASM1482585v1, whole genome shotgun sequence genome has a segment encoding these proteins:
- the LOC122566266 gene encoding RWD domain-containing protein 4 encodes MDDAELQEEEREVLLSIYEGDSAFKQLTPTTFQYKYGEDNDMKSFLLEISWGTTYPSERPTINMNTFYNKHIVQEVKDKVLQHLEAEADQWLGSAMTYTLFQYVQEHYTELISAQPDSVVDLNLQTNHLKITDENQQLEETTKKPKKEHLTKAQKRRQWNKADGKGERPRGWDWVDIVKHLSQTGPKQEQES; translated from the exons ATGGACGATGCCGAACTtcaggaagaagaaagagaagtacTTCTTTCGATATATGAAGGAGATTCGGCTTTTAAACAGTTGACACCTACTACGTTTCAGTACAAG tatggAGAAGACAATGATATGAAATCATTTCTATTGGAAATTTCATGGGGCACGACATATCCATCAGAAAGGCCTACCATTAACATGAACACATTTTATAACAAGCACAT TGTGCAAGAAGTAAAAGACAAGGTGCTGCAGCATTTGGAAGCAGAAGCGGATCAGTGGCTAGGAAGTGCTATGacttatacgttatttcaatATGTGCAAGAACATTATACTGAGTTGATCTCAGCACAACCAGACTCTGTAGTTGATTTAAACTTACAAACCAACCACCTTAAGATAACAGATGAAAATCAACAg TTGGAGGAAACAACAAAAAAGCCAAAGAAGGAACATTTAACTAAAGCTCAGAAGCGTAGACAATGGAATAAGGCAGatggaaaaggagaaaggcCACGAGGATGGGACTGGGTGGATATAGTAAAACATTTATCACAGACTGGCCCTAAACAGGAACAAGAGTCTTAG
- the LOC122566263 gene encoding uncharacterized protein LOC122566263 has protein sequence MSANAEQATPNRCYCKTQDGENSLNKIAEIVTVVNFKVQKLRDEVSALKNVSLDKEKKLFQKTETACRHSSCCRSEFDISSNNVEYDKVTDTENSKVLASLIKNNSINDYMTEYTRIDDRTSNHVKDTNNVCTNEKLQVTDCKPIVRKRRKKKISHGVQCDLRMECKRKRNFLNCFVTESHTEVHNLRLNKKMKFSSKSNIHTIFDPDVERVKFKNMKEQKNDQIFQLDTYAHGEDNAVRGKGSQMSKLIKNEPKKEISREIKMMENELTEYKADLPEGMGGERESFKHSMTSRMSGGAEIRGNYLISDFHNKIQKINLYKNVKFDAMNVKRRLDACINELNGIIEDVSLILPDMNVPKKLQK, from the coding sequence ATGTCAGCAAACGCAGAACAAGCAACGCCAAATCGTTGCTATTGCAAGACTCAAGATGGagaaaatagtttaaataaGATTGCAGAAATTGTAActgttgtaaattttaaagtacaaaaattACGAGACGAGGTCAGCGCTCTTAAAAATGTCAGTcttgataaagaaaaaaagttgtTTCAGAAAACTGAAACTGCTTGCAGACATTCTTCTTGTTGCAGAAGTGAATTTGACATTTCCTCAAATAATGTAGAATATGATAAAGTTACTGATACAGAAAATTCAAAGGTTCTTGCAAgtctcattaaaaataattcgataaatgaTTATATGACAGAATATACGAGAATTGATGATAGGACGTCGAACCATGTAAAAGACACAAATAATGTTTGtacgaacgaaaaattgcaAGTAACAGATTGTAAGCCTATTGTacggaagagaagaaagaagaaaatttctcacGGAGTTCAGTGTGACTTAAGAATGGAATgtaaaaggaaacgaaactttttaaattgtttcgtaACAGAATCGCATACTGAGGTACATAATCTGAGATtgaataagaaaatgaaattttcatccaAGAGTAATATTCACACAATTTTTGATCCCGATGTAGAAAgggtgaaatttaaaaatatgaaagaacagaaaaatgatcaaatttttcaattagaCACTTACGCACATGGCGAAGACAATGCAGTTCGAGGAAAGGGCAGTCAGAtgagtaaattaattaaaaatgaacctaaaaaggaaatatcgcGAGAAATCAAAATGATGGAAAACGAATTGACCGAATATAAAGCGGACCTACCGGAAGGTATGGGAGGTGAACGTGAATCATTCAAACATTCGATGACAAGTCGAATGAGTGGTGGTGCAGAAATTCGTGGGAACTACCTAATTTCCGACTTCCATAACAAAATtcaaaagattaatttatacaagaaCGTAAAATTTGATGCAATGAATGTAAAAAGAAGATTGGATGCCTGTATAAACGAATTGAATGGAATAATTGAAgacgtttctttaattttaccaGATATGAATGTCccgaaaaaattgcaaaagtga
- the LOC122566259 gene encoding RUS family member 1, with product MHERLLFTEAYGGEKDRFFVKSKDEQSITELLSDTTRTKSFYSGFISIVKEVFLPQGYPDSVHPDYTSYQIWDTVQAFASTIMGTLTTHSIMQGVGVGEAAATPLAAAITWILKDGTGMIGRIVFAWWNGTDLDGQCKKWRLFADILNDLAMGLELFLPYFSSYSLGILCISTAMKSIVGVAGGATRAALTQHQALQNNLADVSAKDGSQETCVNLIASFVGILILSIFHNGRYIMELYLFLVMIHLYANYMAVKALCLNSLNEDRLALIVKSYISNEVIPKPEEVNKKESVLLLTKPTMSICGFDIKIGVSLAALIKEDIILTSDTELALKLFLDRKYLISIDVQNKTIFICLKKDAQPYDVLEAYFHACLCGLFICMSLKVPLDVFVKPEVSDLSYPLMRLYVLNKRYSNTNNRIQSSKAIESIYATNLLISGEYKAFISDLESKGWMTETNLLPVAGWRFL from the exons ATGCATGAACGATTACTATTCACCGAGGCCTACGGGGGTGAGAAGGATAGGTTTTTCGTCAAATCAAAAG ACGAGCAATCGATAACCGAACTGTTATCAGACACAACTAGAACGAAGTCTTTTTATTCTGGTTTCATATCGATTGTAAAAGAGGTATTTTTACCTCAAGGATATCCCGACAGCGTTCACCCTGATTACACTTCTTATCAAATATGGGATACAGTTCAG gCATTTGCAAGTACCATAATGGGTACACTTACAACACATTCTATCATGCAAGGAGTAGGTGTAGGTGAAGCAGCAGCGACTCCACTAGCAGCAGCTATAACATGGATATTAAAAGATGGGACTGGAATGATTGGTCGTATTGTGTTTGCATGGTGGAATGG GACAGATTTAGATGGACAATGTAAAAAATGGAGGCTTTTTGCTGATATTCTTAATGATTTAGCAATGGGATTAGAATTATTCTTAccctatttttcttcctattcaCTTGGAATATTGTGCATTTCAACAGCGATGAAATCGATTGTTGGTGTTGCTGGTGGGGCAACAAGGGCAGCGCTTACACAGCATCAG gcattacaaaataatttggCAGATGTATCTGCTAAAGACGGAAGTCAAGAAACATGTGTAAATTTAATAGCATCCTTTGTTGGTATTCtaatactttcaatttttcacaatggacg ATACATAATGGAACTGTATCTCTTCCTCGTGATGATACATCTGTATGCAAATTACATGGCTGTAAAAGCATTATGCTTAAATTCTTTAAACGAAGATCGCTTAGCTTTAAtagtaaaaagttatatttcaaatgaagTAATTCCAAAACCCGAAGAAGTTAATAAAAAGGAAtcagtattattattaacaaaaccGA CAATGAGCATATGCGGATTCGATATCAAAATAGGTGTTTCTCTCGCGGCTCTTATAAAAGaggatataattttaacaagtGATACCGAGCTTGCATTGAAGCTTTTCTTAGATAGAAAATACTTGATTTCTATTGATGTACAAaacaaaactatttttatatgtctTAAAAAAGACGCGCAGCCTTATGATGTCTTGGAAGCATATTTCCATGCTTGCCTTTGCGGCTTGTTTATTTGTATGTCTTTAAAAGTGCCACTT GATGTTTTCGTAAAACCCGAAGTGAGCGATCTGTCGTATCCTTTAATGCGACTTTATGTACTTAATAAAAGATACTCTAATACAAATAATCGCATACAATCATCGAAAGCCATAGAGAGCATTTACGCTACGAATTTATTGATCTCGGGCGAATACAAAGCCTTTATTAGTGATCTTGAAAGTAAAg GATGGATGACAGAAACAAACCTATTACCAGTAGCAGGTTggagatttttataa
- the LOC122566265 gene encoding uncharacterized protein LOC122566265 isoform X2 has protein sequence MRHNMSEKYVKEILEKLEEIEKLHGKLRRLVPRVKSYESEGTRINQFIMEKTNDNTRYFLEQNPIDFCQRLEIAREMSKDLTTKVKKLCAPNTKTRKYFKKFKHYSNNKWKSFKDYLSTMNASDIILGRTSSTPVSRVSQIFGRRRSTLRDLPEQLLASFGYSRDSNSVNESIVLMHDHALGKDEPHKVQKMSIIPNQETETLRVVASARRVSVGGSNKRSS, from the exons ATGAGGCATAATATGTCCGAAAAGTATGTGAaggaaattttagaaaagctggaagaaattgagaaactgCACGGGAAGTTGCGTCGTTTGGTACCTCGCGTAAAATCCTATGAATCGGAAGGCACAAGGATTAATCAGTTCATTATGGaaaaaacgaacgataatACAAGATATTTTCTGGAACAAAACCCTATCGATTTCTGTCAGAGATTAGAAATTGCAAGAGAAATGTCTAAAGACTTGACaacgaaagtaaaaaaattatgcgCACCCAATACAAAGACcaggaaatatttcaaaaagtttaaACATTATTCTAACAACAAATGGAAAAGTTTCAAAGACTATTTGTCGACCATGAATGCATCGGACATTATCCTcg GAAGAACGTCTTCAACTCCTGTTTCAAGAGTAAGCCAGATTTTTGGGAGAAGAAGATCCACGCTGAGAGATCTACCAGAACAGTTATTAGCGAGTTTTGGTTATTCTCGGGATTCTAACTCTGTAAATGAGAGTATAGTGTTAATGCACGACCATGCTTTAGGTAAAGATGAACCGCATAAGGTGCAGAAAATGTCGATCATTCCAAACCAGGAAACTGAAACATTGAGGGTCGTTGCATCCGCAAGAAGAGTCTCGGTAGGAGGTAGCAACAAACGGTCTTCATAA
- the LOC122566265 gene encoding uncharacterized protein LOC122566265 isoform X1, translated as MRHNMSEKYVKEILEKLEEIEKLHGKLRRLVPRVKSYESEGTRINQFIMEKTNDNTRYFLEQNPIDFCQRLEIAREMSKDLTTKVKKLCAPNTKTRKYFKKFKHYSNNKWKSFKDYLSTMNASDIILVSRGSQTSEANLPRMISGRTSSTPVSRVSQIFGRRRSTLRDLPEQLLASFGYSRDSNSVNESIVLMHDHALGKDEPHKVQKMSIIPNQETETLRVVASARRVSVGGSNKRSS; from the exons ATGAGGCATAATATGTCCGAAAAGTATGTGAaggaaattttagaaaagctggaagaaattgagaaactgCACGGGAAGTTGCGTCGTTTGGTACCTCGCGTAAAATCCTATGAATCGGAAGGCACAAGGATTAATCAGTTCATTATGGaaaaaacgaacgataatACAAGATATTTTCTGGAACAAAACCCTATCGATTTCTGTCAGAGATTAGAAATTGCAAGAGAAATGTCTAAAGACTTGACaacgaaagtaaaaaaattatgcgCACCCAATACAAAGACcaggaaatatttcaaaaagtttaaACATTATTCTAACAACAAATGGAAAAGTTTCAAAGACTATTTGTCGACCATGAATGCATCGGACATTATCCTcg TAAGTAGGGGCTCTCAAACATCAGAAGCCAATTTACCGAGGATGATTTCAGGAAGAACGTCTTCAACTCCTGTTTCAAGAGTAAGCCAGATTTTTGGGAGAAGAAGATCCACGCTGAGAGATCTACCAGAACAGTTATTAGCGAGTTTTGGTTATTCTCGGGATTCTAACTCTGTAAATGAGAGTATAGTGTTAATGCACGACCATGCTTTAGGTAAAGATGAACCGCATAAGGTGCAGAAAATGTCGATCATTCCAAACCAGGAAACTGAAACATTGAGGGTCGTTGCATCCGCAAGAAGAGTCTCGGTAGGAGGTAGCAACAAACGGTCTTCATAA